Proteins found in one Phoenicibacter congonensis genomic segment:
- a CDS encoding DUF5714 domain-containing protein, whose translation MADECLICGAPLKYLEADENIQCSLCYKWETSKTCCVNGHYVCNECHTKGMGAIMSICLRSTSKNPIEIVQQMMDEPWCHMHGPEHHVMVGAALLAAYRNAGGDIDLETALHEMMSRGKKVPGGTCGFWGACGAGISTGMFVAIVTKSNPLAQKQWALSNEVTSQSLACIAEHGGPRCCKRDSFHAILSAIDFVAENLGVQMEKPNIICKYFSKNNQCLGENCVFNPKAVKAKQINSR comes from the coding sequence ATGGCTGACGAGTGTTTGATTTGCGGTGCGCCTTTGAAATATCTTGAGGCGGACGAAAACATACAGTGTTCGCTGTGTTACAAGTGGGAAACCAGCAAGACGTGCTGCGTGAACGGGCATTATGTTTGCAATGAGTGCCACACCAAGGGGATGGGTGCGATAATGAGCATTTGTTTGCGCTCGACCTCGAAGAATCCGATAGAAATTGTGCAGCAAATGATGGACGAACCATGGTGCCACATGCATGGGCCTGAGCATCATGTGATGGTAGGTGCGGCTCTTTTGGCAGCCTATCGAAATGCTGGCGGCGATATTGACCTTGAGACGGCGTTGCATGAAATGATGTCAAGAGGCAAAAAAGTGCCTGGCGGCACTTGCGGCTTTTGGGGTGCGTGCGGTGCAGGCATCAGCACAGGCATGTTCGTAGCGATTGTGACAAAGTCGAACCCTCTCGCGCAAAAACAATGGGCGCTTTCAAATGAGGTGACATCGCAGTCACTCGCATGCATTGCTGAGCATGGCGGACCGCGGTGCTGTAAGCGAGACTCGTTTCATGCTATTCTTAGCGCGATTGATTTTGTAGCTGAAAACCTTGGCGTGCAGATGGAAAAACCAAACATCATCTGCAAATATTTCTCAAAAAACAATCAATGCTTGGGTGAAAACTGCGTGTTCAATCCTAAAGCTGTTAAAGCAAAACAAATAAATTCAAGGTAA